GGAAGAACACTGACCTTACCTTGGCCATGGCGACAAGGTGGTGGGGAGTGGAGAGTGGAGACAGCCATGGCCATGAGCTTGGCATCTGGGCAAGAATTGGACTGGACCATGAGTCCATGAGCCAGAGTCCTCCTGCCTGACCCACCCACTGCGCTCTGCATGCATGGACCAGAGTCCATCACAATGTCTCCTGCTCCTGTAGACCCTAGGTAGCACGGTACTGTAGTATTTTCTGGCTTTGTTCATACCTGGGCGACGCTTGTTGCCACGCTACTCGCCGATCCAGATCATCAACCTGTACATTAGCTTGTAAGCCTCGAACTCTCCTTCTTTTGAGCCGTACCGTTCCCATTGCAGACCGAAAGAGGTCCGGTCCGCCATCCAATCAGCACCGAAGCAGAATTCTGTTTAATTTTTCTTTTGTTTAACCAGTGCTAACATTAAGTGCCAGTGCCATTTCCAGATAAGCATCCCACAAGCAAGAAGGTGTCATGCTCAGTGAGCGCTGGGCCGACAAAGCTGGTGCGCGCACAAAGTCACGGTGTCTGCTTACGTTAGCGGCACTGCTGGTTTGGTTTGCTGCAGTGCAATCCAGAGGTGGAAGTGGAGGTGGAGTCGTTCGATTTGCATATGCTTTTCTCCGCATATACAACCAAATGGAGTCCAGCTACTCATCGTAATCCAGCTGAAAGTTGTTGCAAGTTACCGAAAGAGAGCTGGGGCGATGGCGTGGATGGGGATGGGCCGCCGTCCGTTTCTTCGGAGCAGAGTAGTAGTGTGAAGCGTGATGATGCTTGTGATCTTGTTCCGGAAATTCAGGGGGCAAAGCGGCTTTCGATTGCCAAAACTCTCAAGTTTCTCATATACATCTCCATTGATTTTGTGCTCAACCAATCACGCCATGAATCTACTACACGCTCCAGCCTAAATCTAGCACTAGCAGCACCGGGACGGGGGGAGGAAGATGATGGGGGTGGGGAGAGAGGAAACGCTGCCCGGGAAAAAGGGTAAGCTGGGACGAGCAAAAGCCGGCCGCTTTTATTGCCGGCTTTCTCGCAGGGCCGTCGTGCCGCTGCTCTCGAGGCCACGGTCATGGTGGTGGTGGCTCCCGCTCGCCGCGTCGTGGTCATGGTCGCCGCTCTGGCTCGGCGCGTCTTCGTGGTGATCACGGCCTCGGCTCGCCGACTCGGCGCCGCGGTGCGAGCTCGCCTCGCTGACCTGCTCGTCCGCCGTCTCCTCCTGGCCTTCTCCGTCGCGCGCGCTCGCCTCAGGCGCCGCTGCGGCCGCGAGCTCCGCCTCGGCGGCCCGGCTGGTGACCGGCTTGGCGAGGAACGTGGGCCGCTCGTCGCCGGCCATGATGACCACCACGTGCTCCTGGAAATCCGGGGCCGGCCTGGACGCGCCGGACGCCGAGCCCTTCTCCCCGTCGGCGTCCCCTGCCGCCTGGCCGTCGGAGCCGCCGTCGAGGAACCCGGAGAGCTTCCAGTAGGAGCAGGCGAGGATGAGCAGCGCGAAGGCGATGAGGCCCAGCATCGCCGCCAGCCCGCCGAAGAGGTACGGCACGGGCGACTGCCACGCCGAGTGCAGCGCCTGCGTCGCCGTCGGCGCCCCCGCGAGGTGGCTCACGGCGAAGAACTCTGCTCCGGGCCTCATGGCTGTGCTGGTGTGGAGGCGTAGCAGAGGAGCTGCACGATCAGTTTGCTTCCGCTGTCTGTTTCTCTTGTGTTGTGGGAGGGTTGAGAGGGAAATGGGatgtatttataggagaggtggAGGAGAAAGATTTACAAAACACCACAGTATTCTCCATTTATTTATTTAGCGGGGTAGTGTCCATTTGTGACGCCAAGGAATATCAAAAGACCAAAGGGATTCTTTTTTTCTTGTTTGGAGCTGTGAACTCTGTTGCTAGATATTTGCAAGAGATACACCCCTTTAGTGTCAAGTTGTCATATCAAATGTCAAAGGCAGTATCAATTTCCGGATGACATGTTATTTTGCCTCTGATCGTGAAAACATGGTGTGATTTTTTTCGTCGCTGACAAACGGAGGTGCGAGAGAAGGGAGAACTTTTCGTTATACCCGTGTTTATAGAGGAAGTGGTTAATTTAATCCACTCAGTGCCAGCGATGCTTGACTCTCCTTCCAGTAACCGCATCCGGCGATCTCGGCCAAAAGCACGACGAGGGAAACGGGCGAGTTGAATGCCAGTGGGATATGGTCGAGGGGAATGTGGTTATATGGGGGTAAGATTGGCATGGCGAGACAGTTTCAACTTCTGGTAGGTTCTTTCCTGGAAGGAGGGGCGGAGAGAGGTGAGTCCCTTTTTCGCGATGCTGGTGTGGTGAATTGTAGATCATTCATCACAATGGGGAATATAAAGTAATGCTATTCATTTCCCTCCCGGCTTAGATTTTCACATAAACTAGTTGGTGAGAAGAAGTCAACAAAGATTTATATCGGATATATGTAAGGAAAATTCTCCAGATCTTCTATATTTAGATTAATGCAAAGTTCTCTCCGGATAAATGCAACTATATTTAGAGCCAACAATCGTAGTTCTAGAATGAGCACTAGAAACGGCTTCCGAGGATACGGGTCAATGCCATATGTTGCCGACGCATCAGTTCATATTTTACACGTCCATTGCCTAGATAAGTTGTTACTTTTTTCGAAAGGAAAGAAGTAAGGGTGACCCTACATTTTTTTTTCAATAGTAAGAACCCAAACTCGTGCATCTGAGGACTTGAACTTCAATCGATGGGTCGTACATCCACTCCTAAGGAAGTGAACTAAGCTGACTTAAGGAGTTGTTAACCATTAATTCGCTAAATACTGATTCTTGATTAACTTACAAACATCCTTTATCCTAATATCACTTCATATATAACTTACTGGCTAGAATATTCAATTATGTACATTTTATTATAGTTGCGCGCTTTCAGTACTTCACTTTTGCACCAAGTGTTGATGCTTTTACCTAAGAGAGGCAAATAAGAATAAACTGTTGAGAATTGACAATATTGTTAACTAAGTtatcaactactccctccgtctcagtGTGTCAAAAACGCTCGTATATTgtcgaatggagggagtatgtcgTGTTGGGTTCAAGTAGCTAGGAAAGAGGGGCCATTGAATGGATCAATCATTCATGCACTAGTCACTGCAACTAAAGTATTAAGAGCTTCAAAAGTTTCCTTTGGAACGGGGTTGTGAATAGTTTACCCTTGGGTTTGGCCTTGATTCTACCACGTGTGTTAGTGCATAAATTCCAGGCACATAAGAAAGTTTAAGCCGCAAACATGCTTATTGAATAGTTTGGTTTTGGGATGCTTCTTGAGGGAGATCATTAAATATCGTATCTTATTATCTTTTAATAGAAATAAACTAGGTTCCTAAATTATGGGGTTACTATATTATTAGTGAAGTTTTTTTTTTCAAGGAAGGAGTTGAAAATTAATTGATTTTGTGTGGGGAATGTGGATAGAGGTAGAGATGGATTGTTAAATGTGTTTTTCATTTACCTTCCGGCTTTGTATTAACTCGTTGCCACGATGAAATCAACAATTATTTATTTCGCTCAATCATAAAATAGTAGCAAAGAAAATCCAAACGTTATATTAATCCGGAAGTTCTTCGTGGATGGACGGGAACAATTTCATTTTAGAACCAAAGATTGTGGTTCTAAAATTTGCACTCGAAATGGTTTCGGATGATCATGATCAATGACATACGGCAATGACATACTGGTTCATATCTGGCAACCATCTATTAGTTGATATAGCTATCTTCTTATTAGTTACCTTCACTTCAATATTCAATCATTCTTATCCTGATATCGCTTCTATATATAACTTGCAACCTAGAAATTACATAGCTTTTGATGTATTTGTGTGCTTCCAATACTTCAATTTTGTTCCTTGATGAAAGGACCATCAATTTTCTTATGGTGCAATTACTTTTTATACAACTCCAAAGATTGCTTAATTGTTATTGATACTATAATTTTGCTATGGTTCTATCTTACATAGTACCAATTGCGGTGGAAGCCATATGCACTGACGTGATGCACCGCTAAACATGGCCAACGAACCGCTGATATGGCATGACACGCACCCGCAGATCTTGCAGGAAAGTTGCGTCACCTCGACATCTTCCACGGAGTGCCTACGTGGGGCCGTCGGGGAGACCACAGAACCTCGATGGCTTGCAGGGCCCGCTTTCCCACGCCGGGAAATCTTCCGCGGCTTACCAGAAACAAGGGTCCCACCGTCACTGACCACGCGGATTGCTCGGCGGTGCACCGGCGGATACGTGGGAAGAGGGGCAGAGGAGGAGGCACTGGTGGCGGTTCCCTAGAGGTGCCATCTGAGTCGCCCTAGGTGTCGCGGGGCTGATCCTCTTTTTTTTTTGGCATGCTTTCATTTTTGTCATGTGTAGTGAGTGTTGTATCCTGGACGAGGCTTGCTTCATGCCGCCTTGTTTGTTTCTTGAACAAGTTTTGGACCTTGGCCTACCCTTTTATCCAGACAAAAAATGTGCAGCGGGTGCTGGGCCGACGGACCTGGTGCCGTCCCTACGTTGCTTGAGCCCGTGGGACTGCTGATTTGCTGCAGGACAGCTGCATTTTCGAAAGGCAAAAGAATCCGAATTCAATCAGTACTCATTCTTGTCCCCCGGCACAAGTGACTTTGGATTTCATTGTGTAATCAATATTTGTTCCAACTTAAAGGTGCTTTAAGTTAATGAAAGATGGGGAATAATGATGTGGAGTGTTGTCCATTTCTTCAGGGAGCTGTAACTGAAGCAGAGCATGATGCTCCATATATCTTTCGATTGGCAAAACTTAAGTCTCGCGTAGATATCTCCATTAATTTTCACTCAACCAATCACGCCAAGAATCTACACAGCCCAGCCTAAATCTAGGGGAGGAATGAGTGGGGAAAGAAGGTGGAGGAAGAAAAGCAGCCTCAAAAAAGGGAAAGCTGAAGCGAACAAGGCGGCTGCTTTTATTGCGAGCTTTCTTGCAGTGCCGTCGTGCCGCTGCTCTCATGGTCATGGTCATGGAGGTGGTTGTGGCTCCGGCTCGCCGCGTCATGGTCATGGTCGCAGCTCTGGCCTGCCTCGTCGTGGTGATCACGGCCCGGGGTCGCCGAGTCGGCCCCGAGATGCGAACACACCTCGCAGGCCTGCTCGTCCACCTTCTCCTGCCCGTCGTCGCCGGCGCGCGCGCTCGCCTCAGGAGCCGCCGCGGCCCCAACCTCCACCTCGGCCACCCGGCTGGTGACCGGCTTGGCGAGGAACGTTGGTCGCTCGTCGCCGGCCATGATGACCACCACGTGCTCCTGGAAATCCATGGCCGGCCTGGCCGCGCCAGACGCCGAGCCCTTCTCCTCGTCCGCGTCCCCCGCGGCCTGGCCGTCCCGGTCACCGTCGAGGTACCCGGAGAGCTTCCAGTAGGAGCAGGCGAGGATGAGCAGAGCCAAGGCGATGAGCCCGAGCATCGCCGCCAGCCCGCCGAACAGGTACGGCACCGGCGACTGCCACGTCGAGTGCGGCGCCGCCGTCCCGTTGATCAGCCCAtgcgccggcgccgccgtcggcGCTCCGGCGCGGTGGCTCGTGGTGAGGAACTGGGCCCCGGGCCTCATGGTGTGTGTTGGTGTCTGTTGCACCTGATGACTTTGTTGCTCTGTGTTTTCTCCTGTGTGTGTGCTTGTTTTTGTCTGAGGGGTGAGTGGGAAATGGGgtgtatttataggagaggagGCCCTCCGGAGAAAAATACTCACAAAACATTTGAGTATTTTCTATTTGTCATGCTGAGTATAATATCAAAAGACCAATGGGCAAATTCTTGTCTGGACGTGTGCACTCTGTTTAGATACCACCCCTTTTTGAGGCGAAACCGCTGGGAAATGTTTTGTGTGTATTTGTCATGTCAATTTGTCATGTCAGAGATCGTGCATGACTTAAGGGTCTTATTCTAAGGCAGGACTGATACCAACCCTCACTAAATCCCAGTTAGAGCTTTGGATCATCACTAAATCC
This sequence is a window from Aegilops tauschii subsp. strangulata cultivar AL8/78 chromosome 7, Aet v6.0, whole genome shotgun sequence. Protein-coding genes within it:
- the LOC109759209 gene encoding uncharacterized protein; its protein translation is MRPGAEFFAVSHLAGAPTATQALHSAWQSPVPYLFGGLAAMLGLIAFALLILACSYWKLSGFLDGGSDGQAAGDADGEKGSASGASRPAPDFQEHVVVIMAGDERPTFLAKPVTSRAAEAELAAAAAPEASARDGEGQEETADEQVSEASSHRGAESASRGRDHHEDAPSQSGDHDHDAASGSHHHHDRGLESSGTTALRESRQ
- the LOC109759207 gene encoding uncharacterized protein — its product is MRPGAQFLTTSHRAGAPTAAPAHGLINGTAAPHSTWQSPVPYLFGGLAAMLGLIALALLILACSYWKLSGYLDGDRDGQAAGDADEEKGSASGAARPAMDFQEHVVVIMAGDERPTFLAKPVTSRVAEVEVGAAAAPEASARAGDDGQEKVDEQACEVCSHLGADSATPGRDHHDEAGQSCDHDHDAASRSHNHLHDHDHESSGTTALQESSQ